Proteins found in one Saccharomyces mikatae IFO 1815 strain IFO1815 genome assembly, chromosome: 3 genomic segment:
- the HTL1 gene encoding Htl1p (similar to Saccharomyces cerevisiae HTL1 (YCR020W-B); ancestral locus Anc_1.437): MSQNNPVGQMNPERTYNNVTLKNLTAFQLLSQRENICELLNLVESTERHDSIINPERQRNSLEEMKKMLDLIRNEKQN, from the coding sequence ATGTCACAGAACAATCCAGTTGGCCAGATGAATCCTGAAAGAACTTACAACAACGttacattgaaaaatttgacgGCATTTCAGTTATTATCCCAGAGAGAAAATATATGCGAGTTATTGAACTTGGTTGAAAGCACAGAAAGGCATGATAGTATTATTAATCCAGAAAGGCAAAGGAACAGtttggaagaaatgaaaaaaatgcttgaTTTAATAcgaaatgaaaaacaaaactaa
- the HSP30 gene encoding Hsp30p (similar to Saccharomyces cerevisiae HSP30 (YCR021C)) translates to MNETFSSFLNRNEALGLNPPHGLDMHITKRGSDWLWAVFAVFAFILLCYIVMFFIAENKASRLTRYALAPAFLIAFFEFFAFFTYASDLGWTGVQAEFNHVKVNKSITGEVPGVRQIFYSKYIAWFLSWPCLLFLIELTATATGEVDDISALDMVHSLLVQIVGTLFWVVSLLVGSLIKSTYKWGYYTIGSIAMLVTQGVICQRQFFNLKVRGFNALMLCTTMVIVWLYFICWGLSDGGNRIQPDGEAIFYGVLDLCVFAIYPCYLVIAASRSGKFPNFSLTQGFSRHHAVDDVENAVPETKEVDPESPRASGETAIHEPEHEVEQAVEETV, encoded by the coding sequence ATGAACGAAACGTTCTCAAGCTTTTTAAATCGTAACGAAGCCTTGGGGCTCAATCCTCCACATGGGTTAGATATGCATATTACCAAAAGAGGTTCTGATTGGTTATGGGCAGTCTTTGCAGTCTTTGCCTTTATTCTGTTATGCTACATTGTGATGTTCTTTATTGCAGAGAATAAAGCTTCTAGGTTAACTAGGTACGCCCTAGCTCCCGCATTTTTGATCGCTTTTTTTGAgttctttgctttttttacttATGCTTCTGATTTAGGTTGGACTGGTGTTCAAGCTGAATTCAACCATGTCAAGGTTAATAAGTCCATAACTGGTGAAGTTCCCGGCGTCAGGCAAATCTTTTATTCGAAATATATCGCGTGGTTCTTATCATGGCCAtgtcttttgtttttgatcGAGTTAACTGCAACTGCCACCGGTGAGGTTGATGATATCTCCGCTTTAGATATGGTACACTCGCTATTAGTCCAAATTGTGGGTACTTTATTTTGGGTTGTTTCATTACTGGTAGGTTCATTAATAAAGTCCACTTATAAGTGGGGTTATTACACTATTGGTTCTATTGCCATGTTGGTTACACAGGGTGTGATATGTCAACGtcaattcttcaatttgaAGGTTAGAGGGTTCAACGCCCTTATGTTATGTACTACCATGGTAATCGTTTGGTTGTACTTTATCTGCTGGGGTTTAAGCGATGGTGGTAACCGTATACAGCCAGATGGTGAGGCTATCTTTTATGGTGTTTTAGATTTATGCGTATTCGCCATTTATCCATGCTACTTGGTCATCGCAGCTAGCCGTAGTGGTaagtttccaaatttttctttgacacAAGGGTTCTCTCGTCACCATGCTGTTGATGATGTGGAAAATGCGGTTCctgaaacaaaagaagttgACCCAGAAAGCCCAAGAGCATCTGGAGAGACTGCCATCCACGAACCAGAACATGAAGTAGAACAAGCCGTCGAAGAGACTGTTTAG
- the SMKI03G0800 gene encoding uncharacterized protein (similar to Saccharomyces cerevisiae YCR023C; ancestral locus Anc_1.451) gives MARQKLTFKEQMDGFPWVQLMVVSLVRFSEPIAFSSLFPYVYFMVRDFNIAPNDAQVSKYSGYLSSSFALCQVISAYHWGRFSEMHGRKITLTCGLVGTSISLLILGFSHNFYQALVARSLMGLLNGNVGVIRTIIGEIATERKHQALAFSTMPLLFQFGAVIGPMIGGFLVFRDGTMNGVPPWLPHFIKKIIKSYPYALPNVVVCIFLMFGLVNAILFLEETHPVFKNRKDYGLEVGDFIKKKIFGIQPKRRPWQKYIQDDSENAHHRHEDINTNDIQTHEGDENSPLLDTGNDSDIESIQSIDPILTRRQSVGLIRTYSLHEPTDAMHADIDTASDGCKESSIFHHVFHTKVFYPISVNFIMALHLIVYNEFLPVFLAYDLAVDPENPKKLASKFPWKISGGIGYEPEQTGTLLSTTGIFGCFVVIFIFPVVDRNFDCLTIFRTLVKLYPIMYIMVPYVIFLQGERIPSWCTVVYLYIITGIKTFCGALTSPQIMLLIHNSSPLSCRSVINGATISISASARFMGPLIWGYIMSWSQQNNVAWVSWWSLSLFCMVALYQSYKIAPIDDDERDDHQQDSENTHGSQSGSSNSRIAHRPSLSSLSNQHCIR, from the coding sequence ATGGCGCGTCAAAAGCTTACTTTCAAAGAACAAATGGACGGATTCCCCTGGGTCCAACTGATGGTCGTGTCTTTGGTTAGGTTTAGTGAACCAATtgcattttcatcattatttccTTATGTTTATTTCATGGTTAGAGACTTCAACATTGCTCCCAACGATGCTCAAGTGTCTAAGTATTCAGGTTACTTATcgtcatcatttgcgtTATGTCAGGTCATATCTGCATACCATTGGGGCAGATTCTCAGAAATGCATGGTCGAAAAATAACCTTGACATGTGGGCTTGTAGGAACATCTATATCACTGTTGATATTAGGATTTTCACACAATTTCTATCAAGCTTTGGTGGCAAGAAGTTTAATGGGATTGTTGAATGGTAACGTCGGTGTTATTAGAACTATTATCGGTGAAATAGCTACCGAAAGAAAGCATCAGGCTCTAGCCTTCAGTACTATGCCTTTATTGTTTCAGTTTGGTGCCGTTATTGGGCCCATGATTGGTGGATTTCTTGTATTCAGGGATGGAACGATGAATGGAGTGCCACCATGGCTCCCGCacttcatcaaaaaaataattaaatCATACCCGTACGCTTTGCCCAACGTGGTCGTATGcatatttttgatgtttGGTTTAGTCAATGCAATCTTGTTTCTGGAAGAAACGCATCCCGTTTTTAAAAATAGGAAAGACTATGGTTTAGAAGTTGGtgattttataaaaaagaaaatatttggtATACAGCCCAAAAGAAGACCATGGCAAAAGTATATTCAGGATGATTCGGAAAACGCTCATCATCGGCATGAAGATATAAATACCAATGATATTCAAACTCATGAAGGGGATGAGAATAGTCCACTATTGGACACTGGTAACGACAGTGACATTGAAAGCATACAGTCCATTGACCCTATATTAACAAGACGACAATCTGTAGGTTTAATCAGGACCTATTCCCTGCATGAACCAACAGATGCTATGCATGCCGATATCGACACGGCTTCCGACGGTTGCAAAGAAAGCAGTATATTTCATCACGTTTTCCACACAAAAGTATTTTACCCAATCTCAGTAAACTTTATTATGGCTTTACATTTGATTGTatataatgaatttttgCCCGTCTTTTTAGCTTACGATTTAGCTGTAGATCCAGAAAATCCTAAAAAACTAGCTTCAAAGTTTCCATGGAAAATATCTGGTGGTATAGGTTATGAACCAGAACAAACCGGTACTCTTTTATCGACAACCGGGATATTTGGTTGTTTTGTggttattttcattttcccCGTTGTTGATCGTAATTTCGATTGCTTAACAATTTTCAGAACTCTAGTCAAGTTGTATCCTATTATGTATATTATGGTTCCTTACGTTATTTTTCTGCAAGGAGAACGGATTCCTAGCTGGTGTACCGTCGTTTATTTGTACATAATCACTGGGATAAAAACGTTTTGTGGCGCCTTGACGTCTCCACAGATCATGCTATTAATCCATAACTCAAGCCCCTTGAGTTGTAGATCGGTCATTAATGGCGCTACTATTAGTATTTCTGCCTCCGCTCGTTTCATGGGTCCGCTGATCTGGGGTTACATTATGTCATGGTCTCAGCAAAATAATGTTGCTTGGGTCAGTTGGTGGTCATTAAGTCTTTTTTGCATGGTTGCACTTTACCAAAGTTACAAGATAGCGCccattgatgatgatgaaagagATGATCATCAACAGGACAGTGAAAACACACACGGTTCACAGTCAGGATCTTCTAATTCAAGAATAGCACATCGGCCCAGTTTAAGCAGCTTAAGTAATCAACATTGTATCAGATGA
- the SLM5 gene encoding asparagine--tRNA ligase SLM5 (similar to Saccharomyces cerevisiae SLM5 (YCR024C); ancestral locus Anc_1.449), with protein sequence MFRSCSPLTNARLYSSLTVKSLYERIQHANHDSISIAGWIKSIRLLKRIAFLDLQDGTSVNPLRIVVPLANTDDAQFLKNLKTGQTLSISNATWQNTPNRKQPFELQVKKPIESIKLIGPVSENYPLQKKYQSLRFLRSLPTLKYRTAYLSAILRLRSFIELQFMLYFQKNHFTKVSPPILTSNDCEGAGELFQVSTNMSSTASSYFGKPTYLTVSTQLHLEILALSLSRCWTLSPCFRAERSDTPRHLSEFWMLEVEMCFVDSIAELTSFVETTIKHVINACMNNQEELLPKQFVSSQEGDSSSDISINQEIQQIKTRWKDLTNEKWQKITYTQAIEILNKCHNEVSHFKYEPKWGQPLQTEHEKFLAGEYFKSPVFVTDYPRVCKAFYMKQNSTPDDTVACFDLLVPGMGEIIGGSLREDNYDKLCREMEERGMNKSGELDWYISLRKEGSAPHGGFGLGFERFISYLFGNHNIRDAIPFHRTSAGSIDF encoded by the coding sequence ATGTTCCGCTCTTGTTCTCCGCTTACAAATGCTAGACTTTACTCCTCCCTGACGGTTAAATCATTGTATGAGCGAATACAACATGCTAATCATGACTCCATTTCGATTGCTGGATGGATCAAGTCTATAAGGCTTTTAAAGCGAATAGCTTTTTTAGACTTGCAAGATGGAACTTCTGTTAACCCTTTAAGAATAGTTGTTCCATTAGCAAACACTGATGATGCAcaatttctgaaaaatttgaaaactggCCAAACTTTATCTATTTCTAATGCTACTTGGCAAAACACCCCCAATAGAAAACAGCCTTTTGAGTTGCAAGTCAAAAAACCCATCGAGTCAATCAAACTTATAGGTCCCGTTTCAGAAAACTATCCACTACAGAAAAAATACCAGAGTTTACGCTTTTTAAGGTCTTTGCCTACATTAAAATACAGAACCGCTTATTTAAGCGCAATTTTAAGATTAAGATCTTTTATAGAATTACAGTTCATGTTATActtccaaaaaaatcactTCACCAAGGTTTCACCACCAATATTAACTTCAAACGATTGTGAAGGCGCCGGTGAGTTGTTCCAAGTTTCCACTAATATGTCGTCGACTGCATCCTCGTACTTTGGGAAACCAACTTATTTGACTGTGTCCACTCAATTGCACTTAGAAATCTTGGCTCTATCACTATCAAGATGTTGGACTCTATCCCCTTGTTTTCGAGCTGAAAGGAGTGACACTCCAAGACATCTTTCTGAGTTTTGGATGCTTGAAGTAGAGATGTGCTTTGTTGATAGCATCGCCGAATTAACATCGTTTGTAGAAACTACAATAAAACACGTAATCAATGCTTGTATGAACAATCAAGAAGAACTTTTACCGAAGCAATTTGTCTCTTCACAAGAAGGTGATTCATCGTCAGATATATCGATAAATCAGGAAATACAACAAATTAAAACACGATGGAAAGACCTAACAAATGAGAAATGGCAAAAAATAACATATACGCAGGCTATAGAAATTCTTAATAAATGTCACAATGAAGTTTCACACTTCAAATACGAACCTAAATGGGGACAACCTTTGCAGACTGAACACGAAAAATTCTTAGCTGGGGAATATTTCAAATCCCCAGTTTTCGTTACTGACTATCCACGTGTTTGCAAAGCATTCTACATGAAACAGAATTCTACTCCTGATGATACCGTCGCGTGCTTTGATTTGCTGGTTCCAGGTATGGGCGAAATAATCGGTGGAAGTTTAAGGGAGGATAATTATGACAAGTTATGTAGAGAAATGGAGGAGCGCGGAATGAATAAATCTGGCGAATTGGACTGGTACATTTCTTTGAGAAAGGAAGGCAGTGCACCACATGGAGGGTTTGGATTAGGATTTGAGAGATTTATCTCGTACTTATTCGGTAACCACAATATAAGGGATGCTATACCTTTTCATAGAACGTCGGCGGGTTCCATTgatttttga
- the PMP1 gene encoding proteolipid ATPase (similar to Saccharomyces cerevisiae PMP1 (YCR024C-A) and PMP2 (YEL017C-A); ancestral locus Anc_1.446), whose protein sequence is MTLPGGVILVFILVGLACIAIIATIIYRKWQARQRGLQRF, encoded by the coding sequence ATGACTTTGCCAGGTGGTGTTATTttagttttcattttggtCGGTTTGGCCTGTATCGCCATTATTGCTACCATTATCTACAGAAAATGGCAAGCTAGACAAAGAGGTTTGCAAAGATTCTAG
- the NPP1 gene encoding nucleotide diphosphatase/phosphodiesterase NPP1 (similar to Saccharomyces cerevisiae NPP1 (YCR026C) and NPP2 (YEL016C); ancestral locus Anc_1.444), producing MEPRNDLESLDIEVSNLNEDPFHDDYMTDEEASRRGWGSAWTRMKYWFYKNRLNWSNNSVIIREGKGSKDGSNFRRGIPLYELDANGRPIDTGFDEENEFSLGTGLHSKIPFRIIFRILLGSLIFSVFLILIINITKSHQSLRTLTHFGNPDFDPYVTYFNGTHEFFPLTIVISLDGFHPSLISKRNTPFLHDLYGLKFNGNMNITSTPFMIPSFPTETFPNHWTLVTGQYPIHHGIVSNVFWDPDLGEEFHPGVLDPRIWNNNITEPIWQTVQFAFDSDVPFKAATHMWPGSDVNYTKYNEEKLQPKHKKLFAKERTPFYFDKFNAKEPLPKKLSKIIEYVDMDTLNERPQLILGYVPNVDEFGHKHGYPTESEYYYEEFTKTLGEVDTFLHQLVKSLQERNLTDFTNLVIVSDHGMSNIVVPSNVIIWEDLLDEKLRKDYVSHAYLEGPMMAISLKDSGNMNEVYHDLKTSVSEENYKVYVNGNFPEEWNFNDRKNHHMASIWIVPEPGYAVMKREQLKKTEKGDHKDKDEEKVFTIGSHGYDNGALDMRSLFIGMGPYFPQGYVEPFQNTEIYDLLCDICGVAEKDRNANDGTGVLMKQLREPQSSEEVEIEDDFDYLTHRFGATSTYNVIWGGYPEEAEQDDDDDDDDGNGASDNNSTEEIAALVSSSLTTHQSMATPMSPATRSLPDETSLSSRRSTTQVSATPSATGDWFQNIIGDAKEFIDDLIDSIDDLIDSNT from the coding sequence ATGGAACCTCGGAACGATCTAGAGTCGCTCGATATTGAGGTGAGTAATCTTAATGAAGATCCATTCCATGATGATTATATGACGGATGAAGAAGCTTCAAGACGAGGGTGGGGATCTGCCTGGACCAGAATGAAATATTGGTTCTATAAAAACAGACTAAACTGGAGTAATAATTCTGTAATAATCAGAGAGGGTAAGGGTAGCAAAGATGGTTCTAACTTTAGAAGGGGTATACCACTATACGAATTAGATGCGAATGGTCGACCTATTGACACCggatttgatgaagaaaatgagttTTCACTGGGAACAGGACTTCACTCTAAAATACCTTTCAGAATAATTTTTCGTATATTGCTAGGTTCACTAATATTTTCAGTTTTCTTAATCCTGATAATCAACATTACAAAATCCCATCAATCTCTGAGAACACTTACACACTTTGGTAATCCTGATTTTGACCCTTATGTAACATATTTCAATGGCACGCATGAATTTTTCCCTTTGACGATAGTTATTTCACTAGATGGGTTTCACCCCTCACTGATATCCAAAAGGAATACACCATTCTTGCATGACTTATATGGATTGAAGTTTAATGGAAATATGAACATCACATCAACTCCATTCATGATACCAAGTTTCCCAACAGAGACTTTCCCCAATCATTGGACATTGGTTACTGGACAATACCCGATACATCATGGCATAGTCTCTAACGTATTCTGGGACCCTGATCTTGGTGAAGAATTCCATCCCGGTGTGTTGGACCCTCGAATATggaataataatattacaGAACCGATTTGGCAAACTGTTCAGTTTGCCTTTGACAGTGATGTGCCATTTAAAGCAGCTACTCATATGTGGCCAGGTAGCGATGTGAATTATACCAAATataatgaagagaaattgCAACCAAAACATAAGAAGCTTTTtgcaaaagaaagaactcCCTTTTACTTTGATAAATTCAATGCTAAAGAACCACTACCGAAGAAACTGTccaaaattattgaatatGTCGACATGGACACACTGAACGAAAGACCACAATTAATTCTCGGTTACGTACCAAACGTGGATGAATTTGGACATAAACACGGGTATCCTACAGAATCAGAGTATTATTACGAAGAGTTTACTAAAACATTGGGGGAAGTAGATACATTTTTACATCAATTAGTCAAATCtttgcaagaaagaaatttaacAGACTTTACTAATTTGGTCATTGTTAGCGATCATGGTATGAGTAATATCGTGGTTCCCTCAAATGTTATCATCTGGGAAGATTTACTGGACGAAAAGTTAAGAAAAGACTACGTATCGCATGCATATTTGGAGGGTCCAATGATGGCAATATCTTTAAAAGATTCCGGGAATATGAACGAGGTATACCATGATTTAAAGACATCAGTAAGTGAAGAGAACTATAAAGTTTATGTGAACGGGAATTTTCCTGAGGAATGGAACTTTAATGATAGGAAAAATCATCACATGGCCTCGATCTGGATCGTGCCCGAACCCGGCTATGCAGTGATGAAGAGAGAACAGTTAAAGAAAACCGAAAAGGGTGATCATAAAGATaaagacgaagaaaaagtatTCACAATTGGATCACATGGATATGATAATGGTGCACTCGATATGAGATCATTATTTATTGGCATGGGACCGTATTTCCCACAGGGATACGTTGAGCCGTTCCAAAATACCGAAATTTACGATCTATTGTGTGATATATGCGGTGTGGCAGAGAAAGATAGAAACGCTAATGATGGTACTGGGGTACTCATGAAACAACTACGCGAACCTCAGAGTAGCGAGGAAGTggaaattgaagatgacTTTGATTATTTGACTCATAGATTTGGCGCGACCAGCACGTATAATGTGATCTGGGGCGGGTACCCCGAAGAGGCTGAACaagacgatgatgatgacgatgatgatggcAATGGTGCTAGTGACAATAATAGCACTGAAGAAATAGCCGCCCTGGTAAGTTCGTCATTAACGACACATCAATCGATGGCAACTCCAATGTCACCGGCAACTAGAAGCCTACCGGATGAAACATCACTGTCATCTAGAAGAAGCACCACCCAGGTTAGTGCCACCCCCAGCGCGACCGGGGATTGGTTTCAAAACATAATCGGCGATGCAAAAGAATTCATTGACGATCTAATCGACAGTATCGATGACTTAATCGACTCTAATACCTAA
- the RHB1 gene encoding putative GTPase RHB1 (similar to Saccharomyces cerevisiae RHB1 (YCR027C); ancestral locus Anc_1.443): MEYSTILSSNSTHSFQRKIALIGARNVGKTTLTVRFVESRFVESYYPTIENEFTRMISYKSHDCTLEILDTAGQDEVSILNMKSLMGVRGIVLCYSIVNRASFDLIPILWDKLVDQLGKDNLPVILVGTKADLGRSAKGEKRCVTKAEGEKLASKIGSRDKRNQAVFIECSAEQDFNVEETFMLLLKQMERVEGTLGFDAENNNKCNIM; the protein is encoded by the coding sequence ATGGAATACTCTACTATTTTATCTTCGAACTCTACACATAGTTTCCAGAGAAAAATTGCTCTTATAGGCGCCAGAAATGTTGGAAAAACTACTTTAACCGTTCGTTTTGTCGAGTCTCGGTTCGTTGAGTCCTATTATCCtacaattgaaaatgaatttaCCAGAATGATTTCTTACAAAAGTCATGACTGTACACTGGAAATACTCGACACTGCAGGTCAAGATGAAGTTTCGATATTAAATATGAAATCTTTGATGGGTGTGCGAGGTATTGTGCTGTGTTATAGTATAGTAAACCGTGCTAGCTTTGATCTTATTCCCATCCTTTGGGATAAGTTGGTAGATCAATTGGGTAAAGACAATCTTCCGGTAATACTCGTTGGTACCAAGGCTGACTTAGGAAGAAGTGCCAAAGGTGAAAAGAGGTGTGTTACAAAGGCTGAGGGGGAGAAATTGGCTTCAAAGATCGGTAGCCGAGATAAGAGGAACCAGGCAGTGTTTATAGAATGTAGTGCCGAGCAAGACTTTaatgttgaagaaactTTTATGCTTCTTTTAAAACAAATGGAACGAGTCGAAGGAACTTTGGGCTTTGATgctgaaaacaataataaatgTAATATTATGTGA
- the FEN2 gene encoding Fen2p (similar to Saccharomyces cerevisiae FEN2 (YCR028C); ancestral locus Anc_1.155): MIKDSETITQHECEREPVSLKRSINKRFLLFKIDLFVLSFVCLQYWINYVDRVGFTNAYISGMKEDLKMVGNDLTVSNTIFMIGYIIGMVPNNLILLCVPPRIWLSFCTFAWGLLTLGMYRVTSFKQICAIRFFQALFESCTFSGTHFVLGSWYKENELPIRSAIFTGSGLVGSMFSGFMQTSIFTHLNGQNGLAGWRWLFIIDFCITLPIAIYGFIFFPGLPDQARAVNKFSMTKYIFNEQELHYARRRLPARDESTRLDWSTIPRILKRWHWWMFSLVWILGGENLGFASNSTFALWLQNQKYTLAQRNNYPSGIFAVGIVSTLCSAVYMSKVPRARHWHVSVFISVVMVIVAALVRANPLNPKIVFFAQYLGGVAYAGQAVFFSWANIVCHTDLQERAIVLASMNMFSGAVNAWWSILFFSSDMVPKFERGCYALLATAISSGIVSVVIRSLQIRENLSKKQVPYIDANDMPGEDEEEENQDENGDEDDEGNESMDVQLGDEEMTEVSNPFR; encoded by the coding sequence ATGATAAAGGACTCAGAAACTATCACTCAACATGAATGTGAGAGAGAACCCGTTTCTCTCAAGCGTTCAATTAATAAGAGGTTTCTCTTATTCAAGATTGATTTGTTTGTCCTATCATTTGTTTGCTTACAATACTGGATTAATTATGTTGACCGTGTCGGTTTCACCAACGCATATATATCTGGTATGAAGGAAGATCTCAAAATGGTTGGAAACGATCTAACTGTGTCAAACACAATCTTCATGATCGGTTATATCATTGGTATGGTTCCCAACAATTTGATCTTGTTGTGTGTTCCACCTAGAATATGGCTGAGTTTTTGTACATTTGCTTGGGGTTTACTGACCCTGGGAATGTACCGCGTTACATCGTTCAAGCAGATTTGCGCAATTAGATTCTTTCAAGCCTTATTTGAAAGTTGTACATTCTCAGGAACACATTTTGTTTTGGGTTCGTGgtataaagaaaatgaattgCCGATTAGAAGTGCCATTTTTACGGGTAGTGGCTTAGTCGGATCTATGTTCAGTGGATTTATGCAGACAAGTATCTTTACTCATTTGAACGGGCAGAATGGACTGGCCGGTTGGAGGTGGCTATTCATCATCGACTTTTGTATCACTTTACCAATCGCGATTTACGggtttattttcttcccaGGCTTGCCCGATCAAGCAAGAGCTGTCAACAAATTCTCCATGACAAAGTATATCTTTAATGAGCAAGAGTTACACTACGCTAGAAGAAGACTTCCAGCTAGAGATGAAAGTACTAGGTTAGATTGGTCAACTATCCCGAGAATCCTGAAAAGGTGGCACTGGTGGATGTTTTCTCTAGTATGGATTCTTGGAGGTGAGAATTTAGGTTTTGCGTCTAATTCAACATTTGCATTATGGTTGCAAAATCAGAAATATACGTTAGCGCAGAGAAATAACTATCCTTCAGGGATATTTGCTGTAGGTATAGTTTCCACACTTTGTTCAGCAGTATATATGAGCAAGGTTCCAAGAGCGAGACATTGGCATGTCTCTGTTTTTATATCCGTAGTCATGGTTATTGTTGCAGCACTTGTACGTGCAAATCCATTGAATCCAaaaatagttttttttgcgCAGTATCTTGGAGGCGTAGCATATGCTGGACAAGCAGTGTTTTTCTCATGGGCAAACATTGTGTGCCATACAGATCTTCAAGAACGTGCTATTGTTCTCGCTTCAATGAATATGTTTTCAGGGGCTGTTAATGCTTGGTGGTCcatattgtttttttcttcagataTGGTACCCAAATTTGAGAGAGGTTGTTATGCCCTTTTGGCAACAGCAATATCCAGCGGAATTGTATCAGTTGTCATACGTTCACTACAGATAAGAGAGAATTTATCTAAGAAACAAGTTCCTTATATAGATGCCAATGACATGCCTGGAGAAGATGAGGAGGAGGAAAACCAGGATGAAAATGGTGACGAGGATGATGAGGGGAATGAGAGTATGGACGTTCAACTtggtgatgaagaaatgaCCGAAGTTTCCAATCCTTTTCGGTAG
- the RIM1 gene encoding Rim1p (similar to Saccharomyces cerevisiae RIM1 (YCR028C-A); ancestral locus Anc_1.153) yields MFLRTQARFFHATTKKMDFSKMSIVGRIGSEFTEHTSANNNRYLKYSIASQPRRDGQTNWYNVTVFNEPQINFLTEYVRKGALVYVEADAANYVYERDDGSKGTTLSLVQKDINLLRNGKKIEDAEDQENTQSSE; encoded by the exons ATGTTTTTACGTACCCAAGCTCGTTTCTTTCACGCTACTACCAAGAAGATGGACTTCTCCAAAATGTCCATCGTTGGCCGTATAGGTTCCGAATTCACTGAGCATACTTCTGCAAACAATAATCGTTATTTGAAGTATAGTATTGCTTCACAGCCAAGAAGAGATGGTCAAACCAATTGGTACAATGTTACTGTGTTTAACGAACCAcaaatcaattttttgaccGAATACGTTAGAAAAGG CGCTTTAGTATATGTTGAAGCCGACGCTGCTAACTATGTGTATGAAAGAGATGACGGTTCCAAGGGCACTACCTTGAGTTTAGTTCAAAAGGATATTAATTTATTGAGGAATGGGAAGAAAATAGAGGATGCTGAGGATCAGGAAAACACACAATCTTCAGAGTAA